The nucleotide window GGCGGACATCCGGTGGTATATGGCGAAAAAATAATTGACCCTGCAAAACCAACTGTACTGGTTTACGGCCATTATGATGTGCAGCCTGTAGAACCGCTGGAACTTTGGCATATGCCGCCTTTTGAGCCCACTATAAAAGATGAAAAAGTATTTGCGCGCGGTAGCGCCGATGATAAAGGGCAGTTTTACATGCACGTAAAAGCCCTGGAAACCATGGTGAAGACGAATACCATGACCACCAATATCAAGTTCATTATTGAGGGTGAGGAAGAAGTGGGCTCTCCTAACCTGGGTAAGTTTGTTGCCGCCCATAAAGAGCTACTAAAAGCAGATGTGATCCTGATCAGCGACAGTTCTTTACTGAGCATGGAAAACCCTTCGCTTGATACAGGCGTACGCGGACTGAGCTATATTGAAGTAGAAGTTACAGCAGCAGCACGCGACTTGCATAGCGGTACTTATGGCGGTGCGGTGGCCAATCCCATCGTGGTTTTATCCAAGATGATCGCCAGCTGTCATGATGAAAATAATCATATCACCATACCCGGGTTTTATGATGATGTAAATGTAGTATCAGAAGAAGAAAGAGCACTAATTAACCAGGCACCTTTTGACGAACAGGAGTATAAAGACGAAATAGGTATTAAAGAACTATGGGGAGAAAAGGGCTTCAGCACTTATGAGCGTACCGGCATCCGTCCTACTTTGGAGCTAAACGGCATCTGGGGTGGGTACACCGGCGAAGGTGCAAAAACCGTTCTGCCGGCTAAAGCTACTGCAAAGATCTCGGCAAGGCTGGTTCCTAATCAAACCAGCGAAAAGATTACCGAATTGCTATTGGCTCATTTCAGGAAAATAGCGCCTTCATGTGTAACGGTAAATGCATTTGAGCATCATGGCGGAGAACCTTATGGCACGCCTATCGATAGCAAGGGTTACCAGGCAGCCAGCAAGGCACTGGAGACCACATTTGGTAAAACACCGATTCCGGTAAAAGGTGGCGGCAGCATTCCTATTTGCCACACGCTTGAAAGCGAGCTGGGCACCAAGATCATCTTTATGGGCTTCGGACTGGATAATGACGGACTGCATAGCCCGAATGAAAAATATAATATAGAGAACTATTATAAGGGCATCGAAACCATCCCTTATTTCCACCAGTTCTTTGCTGAATAAAGTTAATGCCACGAATGCACGAATAAAAAAGTAATAACTATTCGTGCATTCGTGGCTAATTTAGCATTGCTGATACCTAACAAATACTACCTATGGATGAACCAATCCTCTTTAAAGAAGAAAGCTATACAATTGTAGGCACCTGTATGGAAGTACACAATAACCTGGGCTGCGGGTTTGCAGAAATAGTGTATAAAGATGCCTTAGAGTACGAGTTTAATAAACGGCATATTCCTTTTGAACGGGAAAAGAAATACAGTGCCCGTTATAAAGACATCGTACTGCCACATTATTTCTATGCCGATTTTGTTGTATTCAATGAAATTATACTCGAAATAAAATCTGTTTCGCAATTCACTAATGAGTTTACAGCGCAATGTATTAATTATCTGAAGTAGCCGGTAATCAATTGTCCATGCTGGTAAATTTTGGTTTAACCCGTTTAACTTCTAAACGCATCGTTTTGTAGTACTTTAATGAAAGTTGTATGCCACGAATACACGAATATTGCTCCTATCCCCCGCATAGGGAATCTATTTTTTGCAGGTGACATTAATTCGGAGTACTTACTTTAAAAAAGCAATAGTAAAGCCTGGGCAACTGTACCCCTTTGGCACTTTGAGTTGACCATGAATAAACTACCACGTATCCTTCATTTTGTGTATTCGTGGTAACCTTTATATGGTTCAAATATTTTGCAGTAGCATTCCAGCTATGGCAACATGGAAAAGCAAACCATTAAGAAATGAAGGAGCATTAAGACTTAACTAACCTTAACTCCGTTATGGTTTATGTCTTACCTAATGGCAATTCTATTACTTTGGCAACTCCGGCCGGCGCATGCGGTAAGGCGTACCCGTCAATGTATTTAAGAAAGCTACCAGTTGTTTCTTTTCCTGGGGGATCAGGTTCAATGGTTTTATTAAACGATCTGTTTTAGGAAACATGGGATCGTTACGCTGCTCTTCGGTTTTAGCAGGTTGCGGCATACCGCTGTTATAGATATTAATAACGCCTTCGAGGTTATCAAACAAACCATTGTGCATCCAGGGACGGGTTCGGCCTAGCTCTCTTAAAGAAGGAGTACGGAATCGGCCAACATCTTCATTTTTCTTTGTTACATTATAACGCCCCAAGTCTTCGAATTTTCTTTTATAATAAGTAAGACCGATATTATGAAAACTGGTATCTGTTAAGAACGGGCCGCTATGGCAATTCATACAACGCGCTTTAGTGCGGAATAAATGCAGCCCGGCCACTTCATCATCAGTAAACTCTTCGTAATCGCCGCCTAAAAACTGGTCGTAGCGGCTGGAGCGGCTTTTAATGATTTTTTGAAATGCTGCTAAAGCCCGGGATATCTTATCAAAGTCGATTTCCTTGCTTTGGTAGGCCTTTTCAAACAGCGCTTCATACCCCTTTATCCTGCCCAGCTTTTCACCAAGTGTAGGCACATCCATATTCATTTCATGGTGTGCACTCAAAGGCTCTACCATCTGCGTTTCAAAGCTGTTAGCACGTCCGTCCCAGAACAGTACTTTATTAATGTGTACATTCAGCAGGCTCTGGGTGTTACGGGTGCCCTGCAAATGATCGTTACCTAAGGCAAGCACCCTTCCATCCTGCCATGACAGGTCCGGATCATGACAGCTGCTGCAGGATATCTGGTTGGAACCCGACAAACGGGGATCAAAGAAAAGTATCTTACCAAGATGCGTTAAGGGGTCTTTATCGGCTTTGAACCAGGAAGTATCATCTTTAGGCATCACCACCATTTCGCTCCATATAGCACCAGCGTCTATCGTAGGCTGTGGCCATTGGGCTATAGGACGACTATACAGATTTCTTAAGGAATCATTGTAGGTTTTAAATACCGGTAAAGCCTGATTCGTAAAAGAAAAAGAGCCGAGCCCAATAAGAATAATGAGACCTATAACCAGATATATTTTTCGCATGAGTTTACAAAAATATTTGAAATCCTAATGAAATACTGAATTGATTTTTGCCGGTATAAGTTGGAACCAGAGCTCTGCTAATATCGCTATCCTTAAGCTTTTGCAGGTAGTCTATATTCAAAGAAATGGAAGACCCTGCTAATCTCAATAGGGAAGGTGAGTAATACATAAGGCTCAGCTTGCCACTGAAAAAAGTTGATCCTCTAAAATCATATTCGGGATACGTAATGTTTCCGGTGAATACATTTACTTGTGTTAGCGGCACTGATAAATCATTTTTGAGCGGCAGCATCAGTCCGGACTTCACATTGATTTTAAAGTTATGTTTTGCTCCATAAAAATACTTACCGGCATATAGAGAAAAGTCTGCTCTTGTATGCTCATAAAAATGCATTGCAAGAAAATCCTTCTTTTTAAAATGATTGAACATCCCATTAAAACCCAGCTCTACCAGCACCTTTCCAAAGTTTTTTAGAGAAAGCAAATAGTCTAATAAAGCGTTATGCCCGTCGTAGAGATAGTTGGCGCCGTTGGATGACGACATCAGCACAGCTGTCCCTTCGTTAATACTTCCATTGAATGAGATCTGATGCACTCTTTTTTGATTTTCATTATAAATAAGCGCTTCCAGTTTTTTCACCAGAAGCTCGTATTTACTGTGAACCTGCTCTTGTATGGGATTGTTTAGACTATCCTTATTGGTAGATAAAATAAAATTTCTTTTCGCAAAAAAGGAATTGCTATAATTTCCTTTCACCCACCAGTTGCTGATATGGGTGGCCATATTTATAATCCACCCATCAATCTTATCTTTCGATTTCGAATAAGCTTCTGAAGTATACTGTCCAATATACCCATATCCATTGTTAATATACAAACGCCTGTCGGGATACAACTGGCTCGTTCTGAACATCTCATTCTTATACAAAATATCATATGCCCCATCCGTTTTGCCGATCATATATCCCGCTCCCAAAATCGTATTCTTATATTTATAAGCTAAACCCGGAGTATACTTTATTTGAAATATTTTATTTTCGGGTCGGGGATCGACCGATCCTGAAGACCAGTGGTAGTCATAGTTCAATAAAGAGGTCATCTGAAAACCGCCGGCTAAAGGGAGCCCCAATCCTGCCTCAAACCTTATGTTTTGCCGTTCATAATTACCGGCTTTCGCAGCAAAATGCGTAAATGGCGTGCCTGGTTGTAAACTTTCAGACAGATTATTAGCCAAGCTGTCTTCCCAGATTTTATCAAAATAAAACCGGCCTTGTATTTTAGCTTTTCCAACTGTTGTAAAAC belongs to Niabella yanshanensis and includes:
- a CDS encoding dipeptidase, with protein sequence MSQVWKEYQEQHRERFLKEMMDLLRIPSISAKSEHKEDMIQCAEAVKASLLASGCDKAAVMNTGGHPVVYGEKIIDPAKPTVLVYGHYDVQPVEPLELWHMPPFEPTIKDEKVFARGSADDKGQFYMHVKALETMVKTNTMTTNIKFIIEGEEEVGSPNLGKFVAAHKELLKADVILISDSSLLSMENPSLDTGVRGLSYIEVEVTAAARDLHSGTYGGAVANPIVVLSKMIASCHDENNHITIPGFYDDVNVVSEEERALINQAPFDEQEYKDEIGIKELWGEKGFSTYERTGIRPTLELNGIWGGYTGEGAKTVLPAKATAKISARLVPNQTSEKITELLLAHFRKIAPSCVTVNAFEHHGGEPYGTPIDSKGYQAASKALETTFGKTPIPVKGGGSIPICHTLESELGTKIIFMGFGLDNDGLHSPNEKYNIENYYKGIETIPYFHQFFAE
- a CDS encoding GxxExxY protein; translation: MDEPILFKEESYTIVGTCMEVHNNLGCGFAEIVYKDALEYEFNKRHIPFEREKKYSARYKDIVLPHYFYADFVVFNEIILEIKSVSQFTNEFTAQCINYLK
- a CDS encoding cytochrome-c peroxidase; translated protein: MRKIYLVIGLIILIGLGSFSFTNQALPVFKTYNDSLRNLYSRPIAQWPQPTIDAGAIWSEMVVMPKDDTSWFKADKDPLTHLGKILFFDPRLSGSNQISCSSCHDPDLSWQDGRVLALGNDHLQGTRNTQSLLNVHINKVLFWDGRANSFETQMVEPLSAHHEMNMDVPTLGEKLGRIKGYEALFEKAYQSKEIDFDKISRALAAFQKIIKSRSSRYDQFLGGDYEEFTDDEVAGLHLFRTKARCMNCHSGPFLTDTSFHNIGLTYYKRKFEDLGRYNVTKKNEDVGRFRTPSLRELGRTRPWMHNGLFDNLEGVINIYNSGMPQPAKTEEQRNDPMFPKTDRLIKPLNLIPQEKKQLVAFLNTLTGTPYRMRRPELPK
- a CDS encoding DUF6850 family outer membrane beta-barrel protein; this encodes MFSKLKIFWITAGFSLNMFFAHAQVATLEDSLSSISPGFYKSLQTERAKGNRSDSLYWILSNRERLQFLQSNPVQLVFDTLKQAGLIEMHYKNTEKNIRLPVEAYRTYTAAFYTEGFTTVGKAKIQGRFYFDKIWEDSLANNLSESLQPGTPFTHFAAKAGNYERQNIRFEAGLGLPLAGGFQMTSLLNYDYHWSSGSVDPRPENKIFQIKYTPGLAYKYKNTILGAGYMIGKTDGAYDILYKNEMFRTSQLYPDRRLYINNGYGYIGQYTSEAYSKSKDKIDGWIINMATHISNWWVKGNYSNSFFAKRNFILSTNKDSLNNPIQEQVHSKYELLVKKLEALIYNENQKRVHQISFNGSINEGTAVLMSSSNGANYLYDGHNALLDYLLSLKNFGKVLVELGFNGMFNHFKKKDFLAMHFYEHTRADFSLYAGKYFYGAKHNFKINVKSGLMLPLKNDLSVPLTQVNVFTGNITYPEYDFRGSTFFSGKLSLMYYSPSLLRLAGSSISLNIDYLQKLKDSDISRALVPTYTGKNQFSISLGFQIFL